The following proteins are co-located in the Paludibaculum fermentans genome:
- a CDS encoding tetratricopeptide repeat protein: protein MDRVSRWPLDWNHFASNGVSKVDTNRIVPDLCGYLFRCHASSLSFLFSACPCPPLDGKNVIPKPDRVCADLTPAQATMVREGVALHDARRYDEAIAKYQQVLAEEPWLVTALHELSYSYFESRRFSEALEVGMRGVQCRTEGPSQFPILIGNALDELGRSKEAIAVYEEAIRRAPEQAMPRYNLAVALQRAGRLPQAKAAVQRALALNPTHAGSHAVLGDVYRQMGYRIPAALAYARFLQLEPEGPRAKKALPLLEAALAGNVTQGEDANHIKITMVETRKSLKDEGDFGPAELMISIVKAGDLIVDASKEAPKKSTPFEKRASLVSVFCEALANSHPKGGFAAKFYAPYFAALQKAGHAEALAARVWQAAPVEGQMEWAKENGTKMDALAAWSADYAWTGQ, encoded by the coding sequence ATGGACCGCGTGTCCAGATGGCCTCTCGACTGGAACCATTTTGCGTCCAACGGGGTCAGTAAAGTGGACACGAATCGCATCGTGCCTGACCTTTGCGGATACCTTTTCAGATGTCACGCGTCCTCTTTATCCTTTCTTTTTTCAGCCTGTCCCTGCCCCCCCCTCGACGGGAAGAATGTGATTCCTAAGCCCGACCGGGTTTGCGCAGATCTGACTCCGGCACAAGCCACGATGGTGCGGGAGGGTGTGGCGCTGCATGACGCGCGGCGGTATGACGAGGCGATCGCCAAGTACCAGCAGGTACTGGCCGAGGAGCCGTGGCTGGTGACCGCGTTGCACGAACTCTCCTATTCCTACTTCGAAAGCCGGCGGTTTTCCGAGGCTCTGGAGGTGGGGATGCGCGGGGTCCAGTGCCGGACGGAAGGACCATCTCAGTTTCCGATTCTGATCGGAAATGCATTGGATGAGTTGGGGAGATCCAAAGAGGCAATCGCAGTGTATGAAGAGGCCATCCGACGCGCCCCTGAACAAGCGATGCCGCGCTACAATCTGGCGGTGGCGCTCCAAAGGGCAGGACGCTTGCCACAGGCAAAAGCCGCGGTTCAGCGAGCGTTAGCGCTGAACCCAACTCATGCGGGCAGTCACGCGGTACTGGGAGATGTTTATCGTCAAATGGGATATCGCATCCCTGCGGCGTTGGCCTACGCGCGCTTCCTGCAACTGGAACCGGAGGGCCCCCGAGCCAAGAAGGCACTGCCGCTGCTGGAAGCTGCGCTTGCCGGCAATGTGACGCAGGGAGAAGATGCGAATCACATCAAAATCACCATGGTGGAGACTCGGAAATCCCTGAAGGACGAGGGCGATTTCGGGCCAGCAGAGTTGATGATCTCGATTGTGAAAGCAGGCGACCTGATTGTGGACGCCAGCAAGGAGGCCCCGAAGAAGAGCACTCCGTTTGAGAAGCGGGCTTCCCTGGTCAGTGTGTTTTGTGAGGCGCTGGCGAACTCGCACCCGAAAGGCGGGTTCGCGGCGAAGTTCTACGCACCGTATTTTGCAGCCCTGCAGAAGGCGGGCCACGCGGAGGCGCTGGCGGCGCGCGTGTGGCAGGCGGCCCCGGTGGAGGGTCAGATGGAGTGGGCAAAGGAGAATGGGACCAAGATGGACGCATTGGCAGCGTGGTCGGCCGATTATGCCTGGACCGGGCAGTGA
- a CDS encoding VOC family protein → MPLFWTEFVGVCCSDPEAEKRWWISSFACQECPVPEDWDDSLASDIVLCLPGNEAPTILIRDRRHVLAFGGSVEDERALLFCSHIRKARGFLQERGVPMGPTQAVGGAEFFEVQDPEGHEIEICTEP, encoded by the coding sequence ATGCCTCTTTTCTGGACCGAATTCGTGGGTGTCTGCTGCTCGGATCCTGAAGCAGAGAAACGCTGGTGGATTTCCAGCTTTGCCTGTCAGGAATGCCCGGTGCCGGAGGATTGGGACGATTCGCTGGCCTCCGATATCGTGTTGTGCTTGCCGGGGAATGAAGCCCCCACGATTCTGATACGGGATCGGAGGCACGTCCTCGCGTTTGGCGGCTCAGTTGAGGATGAACGGGCTTTGCTCTTCTGCTCGCACATCCGAAAAGCGCGCGGGTTCCTGCAGGAACGGGGCGTGCCGATGGGCCCAACTCAGGCCGTCGGGGGTGCTGAGTTCTTTGAGGTCCAGGATCCGGAGGGCCACGAGATCGAGATTTGCACGGAGCCCTGA
- a CDS encoding ArnT family glycosyltransferase produces MRELAEVVTGAGLTGLVCLNLGELTLILLRVRLTGLEWKFFGFLVGAALLSLTLFVACSLQVVYWPVLAGLAVGAIVLRYRVRESRLPPETDSPPLPRVWAAAFCCVYLIFGVYYFVTALLPEMSPDGAAYHLGFVRRYYENHGFTAVRTNMYANFPFGVEMLFLYAYAFGRHSAAALVHLLFLLVLPFGMIAYAKREGRPAAGVLGGLLVFASPLMGRDGTSAYVDAALAATIFGSFAAIQLWVKRQERGLLWIGAMLAGFACATKYTALPVVLYALGVVCHTHFRNRRRAWPDLAVVTAVAGVMILPWLAKNAIFTGNPVYPFLNQFFPSPYFYGSVEREWQSNLAHMNGVSWPEIPLEATVRGYRLSGLVGPVFLLAPLALAGLRWRAGRQLLLMFVACGLPYFSNIGARFLLPCLPFLSLLLGWVCTSVPGVGLAVVAAHAVLSWPGVVERYAHRYAWQLGAVDWRAALRLTPESEYLSKRLGDYRMGLELNRRVAPGARVFSTSFGLQAYHDREIVDGYTSALGSRTFDMLASALFADRMPTWRRRMKFERVPVRGIRVVASGAGPVDWQINELRLFDGEKELPRNDRWRLDAAANRWELPLAFDNSAASRWRSGRNLEPGLYVEVEFPEAVNLDGVELTAGAAQKNHPLEVWVEQAGHWQKVYTQEESRVVPLPLQYRRVVMREIRASGVDWLLLREEDYGGSEVLNHPEAWGVTHVTALDGYHLLRIDPSGEPPR; encoded by the coding sequence TTGAGAGAACTAGCGGAGGTAGTCACCGGCGCAGGCCTCACTGGGCTGGTCTGCCTGAACTTGGGTGAGCTGACACTGATCCTACTGCGGGTCAGGCTGACCGGGTTGGAATGGAAGTTCTTCGGGTTTCTCGTGGGCGCCGCGCTGTTGAGCCTGACGCTCTTTGTGGCTTGCAGCCTGCAGGTTGTCTACTGGCCGGTGCTGGCCGGATTGGCCGTTGGTGCGATTGTGCTGCGGTACCGGGTGCGAGAATCCCGGCTTCCGCCAGAGACCGACTCTCCACCCTTGCCCAGGGTTTGGGCCGCTGCGTTCTGCTGCGTGTACCTGATATTCGGCGTGTACTATTTCGTCACCGCGCTGTTGCCGGAGATGAGCCCGGATGGAGCAGCTTATCACTTGGGCTTTGTCAGGCGGTATTACGAGAATCACGGCTTCACTGCGGTCAGGACCAACATGTATGCGAACTTCCCTTTTGGGGTGGAGATGTTGTTCCTGTATGCCTACGCCTTTGGAAGGCATTCCGCGGCTGCGCTAGTGCATCTGTTATTTCTGCTGGTGTTGCCTTTCGGCATGATTGCGTACGCGAAGCGGGAGGGCCGGCCCGCCGCGGGGGTGCTGGGCGGGCTGCTGGTCTTTGCCTCGCCGTTAATGGGGAGGGACGGGACGTCCGCCTATGTTGACGCCGCCCTGGCTGCGACGATCTTTGGAAGTTTTGCGGCGATACAACTCTGGGTGAAGCGCCAGGAGAGAGGCCTGCTGTGGATTGGCGCGATGCTGGCGGGTTTTGCGTGTGCCACCAAGTACACCGCGCTGCCTGTGGTGCTGTATGCGCTGGGCGTCGTGTGCCACACGCACTTTCGGAATAGGCGAAGAGCCTGGCCTGACTTGGCAGTCGTCACGGCTGTGGCGGGGGTGATGATTCTGCCCTGGTTGGCCAAGAACGCCATCTTCACCGGCAACCCGGTGTATCCATTCCTGAATCAGTTCTTCCCTTCGCCCTATTTCTATGGATCAGTGGAGAGAGAATGGCAGTCCAACCTGGCTCACATGAATGGGGTGAGCTGGCCAGAGATCCCGCTGGAAGCGACCGTGCGCGGATACAGGCTGTCGGGACTGGTGGGCCCGGTGTTCCTGCTAGCCCCACTGGCCTTGGCGGGGCTGAGATGGCGCGCCGGGCGGCAGTTGCTGCTGATGTTCGTGGCTTGCGGACTGCCGTACTTCTCCAATATTGGCGCACGCTTTCTGCTCCCCTGCCTGCCGTTCCTGTCTCTTCTGCTGGGGTGGGTGTGTACGTCCGTTCCGGGCGTGGGACTGGCGGTCGTGGCGGCCCATGCCGTGTTGTCGTGGCCCGGGGTTGTCGAGCGGTACGCGCATCGCTACGCATGGCAACTCGGTGCGGTGGATTGGAGAGCGGCGCTGAGGTTGACGCCGGAGAGTGAGTATCTGTCGAAGCGACTGGGGGATTACCGGATGGGGCTGGAACTCAACCGGCGCGTGGCACCCGGAGCGCGTGTGTTTTCGACATCCTTTGGTCTACAGGCGTATCACGACCGGGAGATTGTCGATGGGTACACCTCGGCGCTGGGGAGCAGGACGTTCGACATGCTGGCGTCCGCTCTGTTTGCGGACCGAATGCCAACCTGGCGCCGCCGCATGAAGTTTGAGAGGGTGCCGGTTCGAGGGATACGAGTGGTGGCCAGCGGGGCCGGTCCGGTCGACTGGCAGATCAACGAACTGAGGCTGTTTGACGGCGAGAAGGAGTTGCCGAGGAATGATCGATGGCGGCTGGACGCAGCGGCCAATCGATGGGAACTCCCGCTCGCCTTCGATAACAGCGCGGCCTCTCGTTGGAGATCGGGGCGGAACCTGGAGCCCGGTCTTTATGTCGAGGTGGAGTTTCCCGAGGCGGTGAATCTGGATGGCGTGGAGCTCACGGCGGGGGCAGCCCAGAAGAATCATCCCCTGGAGGTATGGGTCGAGCAGGCGGGGCATTGGCAGAAGGTCTACACGCAGGAAGAATCCAGAGTGGTGCCGCTGCCATTGCAGTACCGCCGTGTGGTGATGCGGGAGATCCGGGCGAGCGGGGTGGATTGGCTTTTGTTGAGAGAGGAAGACTATGGCGGGAGCGAAGTGCTCAATCATCCCGAAGCATGGGGCGTGACGCACGTGACGGCGCTGGACGGGTACCACCTGTTGCGCATTGACCCTTCAGGAGAGCCTCCTCGTTAA